One stretch of Anolis carolinensis isolate JA03-04 chromosome 3, rAnoCar3.1.pri, whole genome shotgun sequence DNA includes these proteins:
- the apod gene encoding apolipoprotein D isoform X2, whose product MPSSCSSWVHLGLLPFLLLHLLLGLAQAQTFHMGKCPDPPVQEVFDIHKYLGKWYEIEKLPSNFEKGHCIQANYSLKENGKVKVVNKEIHMDGTLNEIEGEAFHVNLQEPAKLHVKFNWFMPAAPYWVISTDYDNYALVYSCTNFMWLFHVDYAWIMSRTPELHPETVDHLKNILQSYDINTARMRPTDQTDCPPDM is encoded by the exons AtgccctcctcctgctcctcttgGGTCCACTTGGGGCTGCTGCCCTTCCTCCTGCTCCATCTCCTCCTGGGCCTGGCCCAGGCCCAGACCTTCCACATGGGGAAGTGCCCGGACCCCCCAGTCCAGGAGGTCTTTGACATCCACAAG tATTTAGGCAAATGGTACGAAATTGAGAAGCTGCCATCCAACTTCGAGAAGGGCCACTGCATCCAGGCCAATTACTCGCTGAAGGAAAACGGGAAAGTGAAAGTAGTCAACAAAGAGATTCA CATGGACGGCACCCTCAACGAGATCGAGGGAGAGGCCTTCCACGTAAACCTCCAGGAACCGGCCAAGCTGCACGTCAAATTCAACTGGT TCATGCCGGCAGCCCCTTACTGGGTCATCTCCACTGACTATGACAACTACGCCCTGGTCTACTCTTGCACCAACTTCATGTGGCTCTTCCATGTGGATTACGCCTGGATCATGTCCCGGACCCCCGAGCTGCACCCGGAGACCGTGGACCACCTGAAGAACATCCTCCAGTCCTACGACATCAACACGGcgcggatgcggcccaccgaccAGACGGACTGCCCTCCTGACATGTAG
- the ppp1r2 gene encoding protein phosphatase inhibitor 2 isoform X1 produces the protein MEAKSSPSSSLSSTAAARPVKGILKNPSSISGLSLGLDMGLPSPPRSGSAHRERDREAPKDGEAAEKRARPLETRPSVEGKKSAKWDEMNILATYHPAGKDYGLMKIDEPSTPYHSLVIDEEGEAHSDEEQETPTADLLARKLAAAEGKGPRALAQQEESSDEGEDETDLTPEEREKKRQFEMKRKMHYNEGQNIKLARQLIAKELRGGGANEVEDEDEEDDDEDEEMQDTTDLGGMSPDLVPAAASAAPSDPLESMAHGLEEVCSGL, from the exons ATGGAGGCGAAGAGCTCCCCGTCCTCGTCGCTGTCGTCCACGGCGGCCGCGCGGCCCGTGAAGGGCATCCTGAAGAACCCTTCCAGCATCTCCGGCCTGAGCCTAGGCCTCGACATGGGCCTGCCCTCCCCGCCCCGGAGCGGCAGCGCGCACCGCGAGCGCGACAGGGAGGCGCCGAAGGACGGCGAGGCGGCGGAGAAGCGCGCCCGCCCGCTCGAGACCCGGCCCAGCGTCGAAGG GAAGAAGTCTGCCAAGTGGGATGAGATGAACATCCTGGCCACCTACCACCcggctgggaaggattatggcCTCATGAAGATTGACGAGCCCAGCACCCCCTACCACAG CCTAGTGATCGATGAGGAGGGGGAGGCACACAGCGATGAGGAGCAGGAGACCCCCACCGCCGACCTCCTGGCCCGGAA GTTGGCTGCAGCAGAAGGCAAGGGGCCGAGGGCCTTGGCCCAACAGGAAGAGAGCAGCGATGAAGGCGAAGACGAGACAGACCTCACCCCGGAGGAACGAG AGAAAAAGAGGCAGTTTGAAATGAAGAGGAAGATGCATTACAATGAAGGCCAGAACATCAAACTGGCCCGGCAGCTGATTGCGAAGGAGCTACGCGGAGGAGGCGCCAACGAGGTGGAAGATGAGGACGAAGAGGATGACGATGAGGACGAAGAGATGCAGGACACCACTGACTTGGGGGGGATGAGCCCAGATCTTG
- the ppp1r2 gene encoding protein phosphatase inhibitor 2 isoform X2 has translation MEAKSSPSSSLSSTAAARPVKGILKNPSSISGLSLGLDMGLPSPPRSGSAHRERDREAPKDGEAAEKRARPLETRPSVEGKKSAKWDEMNILATYHPAGKDYGLMKIDEPSTPYHSLVIDEEGEAHSDEEQETPTADLLARKLAAAEGKGPRALAQQEESSDEGEDETDLTPEEREKKRQFEMKRKMHYNEGQNIKLARQLIAKELRGGGANEVEDEDEEDDDEDEEMQDTTDLGGMSPDLDAASRGRNVSFCFNYR, from the exons ATGGAGGCGAAGAGCTCCCCGTCCTCGTCGCTGTCGTCCACGGCGGCCGCGCGGCCCGTGAAGGGCATCCTGAAGAACCCTTCCAGCATCTCCGGCCTGAGCCTAGGCCTCGACATGGGCCTGCCCTCCCCGCCCCGGAGCGGCAGCGCGCACCGCGAGCGCGACAGGGAGGCGCCGAAGGACGGCGAGGCGGCGGAGAAGCGCGCCCGCCCGCTCGAGACCCGGCCCAGCGTCGAAGG GAAGAAGTCTGCCAAGTGGGATGAGATGAACATCCTGGCCACCTACCACCcggctgggaaggattatggcCTCATGAAGATTGACGAGCCCAGCACCCCCTACCACAG CCTAGTGATCGATGAGGAGGGGGAGGCACACAGCGATGAGGAGCAGGAGACCCCCACCGCCGACCTCCTGGCCCGGAA GTTGGCTGCAGCAGAAGGCAAGGGGCCGAGGGCCTTGGCCCAACAGGAAGAGAGCAGCGATGAAGGCGAAGACGAGACAGACCTCACCCCGGAGGAACGAG AGAAAAAGAGGCAGTTTGAAATGAAGAGGAAGATGCATTACAATGAAGGCCAGAACATCAAACTGGCCCGGCAGCTGATTGCGAAGGAGCTACGCGGAGGAGGCGCCAACGAGGTGGAAGATGAGGACGAAGAGGATGACGATGAGGACGAAGAGATGCAGGACACCACTGACTTGGGGGGGATGAGCCCAGATCTTG
- the ppp1r2 gene encoding protein phosphatase inhibitor 2 isoform X4 produces MEAKSSPSSSLSSTAAARPVKGILKNPSSISGLSLGLDMGLPSPPRSGSAHRERDREAPKDGEAAEKRARPLETRPSVEGKKSAKWDEMNILATYHPAGKDYGLMKIDEPSTPYHSLVIDEEGEAHSDEEQETPTADLLARKLAAAEGKGPRALAQQEESSDEGEDETDLTPEEREKKRQFEMKRKMHYNEGQNIKLARQLIAKELRGGGANEVEDEDEEDDDEDEEMQDTTDLGGMSPDLARPL; encoded by the exons ATGGAGGCGAAGAGCTCCCCGTCCTCGTCGCTGTCGTCCACGGCGGCCGCGCGGCCCGTGAAGGGCATCCTGAAGAACCCTTCCAGCATCTCCGGCCTGAGCCTAGGCCTCGACATGGGCCTGCCCTCCCCGCCCCGGAGCGGCAGCGCGCACCGCGAGCGCGACAGGGAGGCGCCGAAGGACGGCGAGGCGGCGGAGAAGCGCGCCCGCCCGCTCGAGACCCGGCCCAGCGTCGAAGG GAAGAAGTCTGCCAAGTGGGATGAGATGAACATCCTGGCCACCTACCACCcggctgggaaggattatggcCTCATGAAGATTGACGAGCCCAGCACCCCCTACCACAG CCTAGTGATCGATGAGGAGGGGGAGGCACACAGCGATGAGGAGCAGGAGACCCCCACCGCCGACCTCCTGGCCCGGAA GTTGGCTGCAGCAGAAGGCAAGGGGCCGAGGGCCTTGGCCCAACAGGAAGAGAGCAGCGATGAAGGCGAAGACGAGACAGACCTCACCCCGGAGGAACGAG AGAAAAAGAGGCAGTTTGAAATGAAGAGGAAGATGCATTACAATGAAGGCCAGAACATCAAACTGGCCCGGCAGCTGATTGCGAAGGAGCTACGCGGAGGAGGCGCCAACGAGGTGGAAGATGAGGACGAAGAGGATGACGATGAGGACGAAGAGATGCAGGACACCACTGACTTGGGGGGGATGAGCCCAGATCTTG
- the ppp1r2 gene encoding protein phosphatase inhibitor 2 isoform X3: MEAKSSPSSSLSSTAAARPVKGILKNPSSISGLSLGLDMGLPSPPRSGSAHRERDREAPKDGEAAEKRARPLETRPSVEGKKSAKWDEMNILATYHPAGKDYGLMKIDEPSTPYHSLVIDEEGEAHSDEEQETPTADLLARKLAAAEGKGPRALAQQEESSDEGEDETDLTPEEREKKRQFEMKRKMHYNEGQNIKLARQLIAKELRGGGANEVEDEDEEDDDEDEEMQDTTDLGGMSPDLGGYSRSHEGAAPLLP, encoded by the exons ATGGAGGCGAAGAGCTCCCCGTCCTCGTCGCTGTCGTCCACGGCGGCCGCGCGGCCCGTGAAGGGCATCCTGAAGAACCCTTCCAGCATCTCCGGCCTGAGCCTAGGCCTCGACATGGGCCTGCCCTCCCCGCCCCGGAGCGGCAGCGCGCACCGCGAGCGCGACAGGGAGGCGCCGAAGGACGGCGAGGCGGCGGAGAAGCGCGCCCGCCCGCTCGAGACCCGGCCCAGCGTCGAAGG GAAGAAGTCTGCCAAGTGGGATGAGATGAACATCCTGGCCACCTACCACCcggctgggaaggattatggcCTCATGAAGATTGACGAGCCCAGCACCCCCTACCACAG CCTAGTGATCGATGAGGAGGGGGAGGCACACAGCGATGAGGAGCAGGAGACCCCCACCGCCGACCTCCTGGCCCGGAA GTTGGCTGCAGCAGAAGGCAAGGGGCCGAGGGCCTTGGCCCAACAGGAAGAGAGCAGCGATGAAGGCGAAGACGAGACAGACCTCACCCCGGAGGAACGAG AGAAAAAGAGGCAGTTTGAAATGAAGAGGAAGATGCATTACAATGAAGGCCAGAACATCAAACTGGCCCGGCAGCTGATTGCGAAGGAGCTACGCGGAGGAGGCGCCAACGAGGTGGAAGATGAGGACGAAGAGGATGACGATGAGGACGAAGAGATGCAGGACACCACTGACTTGGGGGGGATGAGCCCAGATCTTG